In the Fuerstiella sp. genome, GTACGTCCATGGATATTTCGACGCCTGATCCGACAATTTCGCCGTCTCCCTGAGCTGCATGTCCGTCCCCCAGAAAAAACAAAGCACCGGGTTCAAACACCGGGAAATGAACCGTCGTGCCGGCAACGAAACCACGGTAGTCCATATTGCCGCCGTGTTCGGCAGAGGTCGCGGTCGAGATCGCCTGCCCTCTGGCGGCCGCCACACCAAAACATCCCAGCATGGGTTCCAGAGGGATACTCAGTCGTCCGAGGTTGGACTCGGGGGCAATCAGTGTCGCAGTCTCTGTATCGACGTCCACGTCCCAGTCTGCCTGTTCGGTCTGCGGCAATTCAACGACGTAGTCCGGGTCAACAACATTTGGCGCAACTGCGCTGCGACAAAAACCGTATCGACGATTGGGCCGAACCTCATTGATTTCGACGACCAGAGTATCTCCGGGCTCGCAGCCTTCAACATAGAACGGCCCGGTTTGAGGATTGCCTCGTGGTGTCACCTGCCTGCGATGTTGATCGAAGCCGCGGGCATCGACCGTTGTTGTGACAATGGTGTCTCCGTTGCCAACGTGCAGCACCGGCTCGTGTGGTCCCATCGTGGTGTAGTAACGGGATGGCGTAAATCGATGTTCCATTTTGAGTACTCCGATTGCGACTGACGGTTTGGTCGATCTGAAGTGGTTGCCGCAGTCAGGAGGAACAGGATCGCGATGCGATCGAAAGTCAGTGCGAAATTCGCTACGT is a window encoding:
- a CDS encoding acetamidase/formamidase family protein, which gives rise to MEHRFTPSRYYTTMGPHEPVLHVGNGDTIVTTTVDARGFDQHRRQVTPRGNPQTGPFYVEGCEPGDTLVVEINEVRPNRRYGFCRSAVAPNVVDPDYVVELPQTEQADWDVDVDTETATLIAPESNLGRLSIPLEPMLGCFGVAAARGQAISTATSAEHGGNMDYRGFVAGTTVHFPVFEPGALFFLGDGHAAQGDGEIVGSGVEISMDVRVTLRHIRKKSIGWPRAENEDWIMTVGNARPLDQAVQHATTEMLRWLQTDYGLDAVGANLLLSQCVRYDLGNIFDPAYTMVCKLNRKWLPK